A section of the Pimelobacter simplex genome encodes:
- a CDS encoding pilus assembly protein TadG-related protein, which yields MSHRIRSLTPRRSRDERGSISVWFATASFAMIILVGMAVDLGGKVHTQQQARSAASQAARTGAQEVQGSTAVRGEDLRVDINAAKAAALDYLQAAGVEGTARVVDGDTLIVTTTDTYTSKFLGIIGLDSMQVTGEASARLIRAEGGIER from the coding sequence ATGAGCCACCGCATCCGAAGCCTCACGCCGCGGCGCTCGCGCGATGAGCGCGGCTCCATCAGCGTCTGGTTCGCCACCGCGTCGTTCGCGATGATCATCCTCGTCGGGATGGCCGTCGACCTCGGCGGCAAGGTCCACACCCAGCAGCAGGCCCGCAGCGCGGCATCCCAGGCCGCTCGCACCGGCGCCCAGGAGGTCCAGGGCTCGACCGCGGTGCGCGGCGAGGACCTCCGCGTCGACATCAACGCCGCCAAGGCAGCTGCCTTGGACTACCTCCAGGCCGCCGGCGTGGAAGGGACAGCACGCGTCGTCGACGGCGACACCCTGATCGTCACCACCACCGACACCTACACCAGCAAGTTCCTCGGGATCATCGGCCTGGACTCCATGCAGGTCACCGGGGAGGCGTCCGCGCGGCTCATCCGCGCCGAAGGAGGCATCGAAAGATGA
- a CDS encoding helix-turn-helix domain-containing protein, with translation MAAAERGIWKSTELRRLFADAGLEISAGKMSALWTGTPTTIRLDDLDVICTVLNCEPTKLLIREPDKVAARRAAKTATGEEPQGAPGPAVQPRLGRNRTKPPA, from the coding sequence ATGGCAGCGGCCGAACGCGGCATCTGGAAGTCCACCGAGCTGCGGCGGCTCTTCGCCGACGCCGGACTCGAGATCTCCGCCGGCAAGATGTCGGCCCTGTGGACCGGCACCCCGACCACCATCCGCCTCGACGACCTCGACGTGATCTGCACGGTCCTCAACTGCGAGCCCACCAAGCTGCTGATACGCGAACCCGACAAGGTCGCCGCCCGCAGGGCCGCGAAGACCGCGACCGGTGAGGAGCCCCAGGGTGCTCCCGGTCCGGCGGTGCAGCCACGACTCGGCCGCAACCGCACCAAGCCGCCGGCGTAG
- a CDS encoding NAD(P)-binding domain-containing protein, producing the protein MTDLSTGLPVVVIGAGPQGLAAAAHLLERGLEALVLEAGLEPASAVAEWGHVRLFSAWPELVDPASVRLLEPTGWTAPTSGYPTGAKWIDGYLAPLAKALGDQVRYDARVTAVSRKGRDRLVDADRAAQPFTVHVVDAEGNESRLEARAVIDASGTWRRPNPAGADGVPALGERAAADLITYQVPNRVDPMRYAGQHVVVVGSGDSAFNAIHELVQIAEKNPGTRITWAIRRVVSEGTFGGGAADQLPERGALGQRAKKAVESGVVELVTGFRTAEIRRTDSQAVLVGEDGRELAAADTVVVLTGFRPDLSFLSEMRLDLDPTLEAPRNIAAEIDPNIHSCGSVQATGAADLAQPEPDLYLVGMKSYGRAPTFLALTGYEQVRSVVAAIAGDHEAAARVELVLPDTGVCGGAGVFDDPDSAGGGCCAPAPAAAAPLEVLSIGRGPVA; encoded by the coding sequence ATGACCGACCTTTCCACTGGGCTTCCGGTTGTGGTGATCGGCGCCGGACCACAGGGCCTGGCTGCTGCGGCCCACCTGCTGGAGCGGGGCCTGGAGGCGCTCGTGCTAGAGGCGGGTCTGGAGCCGGCTTCGGCGGTGGCCGAGTGGGGCCACGTGCGGCTGTTCTCCGCGTGGCCCGAATTGGTCGACCCGGCATCGGTTCGGTTGCTCGAGCCGACCGGGTGGACCGCGCCGACGTCGGGCTACCCCACAGGTGCGAAGTGGATCGACGGCTATCTCGCACCCTTGGCGAAGGCGCTCGGTGACCAGGTGCGGTACGACGCGAGGGTGACCGCGGTGTCGCGCAAGGGACGCGACCGGCTCGTCGACGCCGACCGGGCAGCTCAGCCGTTCACCGTCCACGTCGTCGACGCCGAGGGCAACGAGTCCCGGCTGGAGGCCCGCGCGGTGATCGATGCCTCCGGTACCTGGCGTCGGCCGAACCCGGCCGGAGCTGACGGTGTCCCGGCGCTCGGTGAGCGCGCGGCCGCGGACCTGATCACCTACCAGGTCCCGAACCGTGTCGACCCCATGCGTTACGCCGGTCAGCACGTCGTGGTCGTCGGGTCGGGCGACTCTGCCTTCAATGCGATCCACGAGCTGGTCCAGATTGCCGAGAAGAACCCCGGCACCCGGATCACGTGGGCGATCCGGCGCGTCGTCAGCGAGGGCACCTTCGGTGGCGGCGCCGCGGACCAGCTTCCCGAGCGGGGTGCGCTGGGCCAGCGGGCGAAGAAGGCTGTCGAGTCCGGCGTCGTCGAGCTCGTCACCGGCTTCCGCACGGCCGAGATCCGACGGACCGACAGCCAGGCGGTCCTGGTCGGTGAGGATGGCCGCGAGCTCGCGGCCGCGGACACCGTCGTGGTGCTGACCGGCTTCCGACCGGACCTTTCGTTCCTGTCCGAGATGCGCCTGGACCTCGACCCGACGCTGGAGGCGCCGCGGAACATCGCGGCCGAGATCGACCCGAACATCCACTCCTGTGGGTCGGTCCAGGCCACCGGCGCCGCGGACCTCGCCCAGCCGGAGCCGGACCTGTACCTGGTCGGGATGAAGTCCTACGGTCGTGCGCCGACGTTCCTCGCCCTGACTGGCTACGAGCAGGTCCGCAGCGTCGTCGCCGCAATCGCCGGTGACCACGAGGCGGCCGCACGGGTCGAGCTCGTGCTGCCCGACACCGGCGTGTGTGGTGGCGCCGGGGTTTTCGACGACCCTGACAGTGCTGGCGGCGGTTGCTGCGCGCCGGCGCCGGCCGCCGCAGCACCGCTGGAGGTCCTCTCGATCGGCCGGGGTCCTGTCGCCTGA
- a CDS encoding ArsR/SmtB family transcription factor, which translates to MPTPLPVIQPDDLAACCSPVTGGVVSDEAAETLARMFKALGDPKRVKLLSLIAASEDGEACICDMTEPVGLSQPTVSHHMKLLVEAGLATREQRGKWAYYRVAPDVLRSLSTALEPITS; encoded by the coding sequence ATGCCGACTCCGCTTCCCGTGATCCAGCCGGACGACCTGGCCGCGTGCTGCTCCCCAGTCACCGGTGGAGTCGTCAGCGACGAGGCCGCGGAGACGCTGGCCCGGATGTTCAAGGCGCTGGGCGACCCCAAGAGGGTCAAGCTGCTCTCGCTCATCGCGGCCTCCGAGGACGGCGAAGCCTGCATCTGCGACATGACCGAACCCGTTGGCCTCAGCCAGCCCACCGTCTCCCATCACATGAAGCTCCTGGTCGAGGCCGGACTGGCCACGCGCGAGCAGCGCGGCAAGTGGGCCTACTACCGAGTGGCTCCGGACGTTCTTCGCTCCCTGTCAACCGCACTCGAGCCGATCACTAGCTAG
- a CDS encoding MFS transporter, with amino-acid sequence MTVTIAYGVLYYAFTVLAPAIADDTGWSSTAVTAAFSIGSLFGALAGILAGRVMQRHGPRVVMTAGSVLGTAAVAVIATAPALPVFAAGWLLAGAASSGTFYPPAFAALTHWFGTRRVQAITALTLVAGFSSTVFAPLTALLGEQVGWRGTYLILAVVMLVGTAPVHALVLRLPWHPTATSIDAKSSSDRSILTSRTFVLVAASGALTSLVMYTSLVHLVPLLLDRGMGVQLAAWALGLSGAGQVLGRLLYPALDRRLAPNLRAALVITVLSIAVGAVAVIPGPVPLLIAIAILAGAARGLFTLIGATVVSDHWGPERYAALNGVYNAPLGVAAALSPAFGSAIAAATGSHTALFVILGCLGLTAAGLAVAAGRVTQDSA; translated from the coding sequence GTGACCGTCACGATCGCATACGGCGTCCTGTACTACGCCTTCACCGTCCTCGCCCCGGCGATCGCGGACGACACGGGCTGGTCTTCGACCGCGGTCACCGCTGCCTTCTCGATCGGCAGCCTGTTCGGCGCCCTCGCCGGCATCCTGGCGGGCCGGGTCATGCAGCGCCACGGACCACGCGTCGTCATGACTGCAGGGAGCGTTCTCGGAACCGCCGCAGTCGCGGTCATCGCCACCGCGCCCGCGCTGCCCGTGTTCGCTGCCGGATGGCTGCTGGCGGGTGCGGCCAGTTCCGGGACCTTCTACCCGCCGGCGTTCGCTGCGTTGACCCACTGGTTCGGGACCAGGCGAGTGCAGGCGATCACCGCCCTCACCTTGGTTGCAGGGTTCTCCTCCACCGTGTTCGCGCCGCTGACGGCCCTGCTCGGCGAGCAGGTCGGGTGGCGAGGCACCTACCTGATCCTCGCGGTGGTCATGCTGGTCGGGACCGCGCCCGTGCACGCGTTGGTGCTCCGACTCCCGTGGCACCCGACGGCCACGAGCATCGACGCGAAGTCTTCGTCGGACCGCAGCATCCTGACCAGCCGCACCTTCGTGCTCGTCGCTGCTTCGGGAGCGCTGACCTCGCTGGTCATGTACACATCGCTCGTCCACCTGGTCCCTCTGCTGCTCGACCGCGGCATGGGCGTCCAGCTCGCCGCTTGGGCGCTCGGGCTCAGCGGGGCTGGGCAGGTTCTCGGGCGTCTTCTCTACCCGGCGCTCGACCGTCGCCTCGCGCCGAATCTGCGCGCTGCCCTGGTGATCACCGTGCTGTCCATCGCCGTCGGCGCGGTCGCGGTGATCCCCGGCCCGGTCCCCCTGCTGATCGCGATCGCCATTCTCGCTGGCGCTGCTCGTGGCCTGTTCACGCTGATCGGCGCCACCGTGGTCAGCGACCACTGGGGGCCGGAGCGCTACGCCGCTCTCAACGGCGTCTACAACGCGCCTCTCGGCGTGGCTGCCGCGTTGTCGCCCGCCTTCGGTTCGGCGATCGCCGCTGCCACCGGCAGCCACACGGCGCTGTTCGTGATCCTGGGCTGCCTCGGCCTGACGGCGGCCGGCCTGGCAGTGGCGGCCGGTCGAGTGACTCAGGATTCGGCATGA
- a CDS encoding tyrosine-type recombinase/integrase, giving the protein MTLAVVRSIDSPRRLASTADIEEFEQDIVDQHALAMVGAGLTDGYIDAERSAVIEFARHLGEPVWRATGDDADRYLTWLRRDRGLARSTVESKATAVARFFEFMIARYQGDIHALTGVVVPQPIDEFNRPASTWTRAVRVPPSDKEVDHLFGSWGDALPDQRKYLTAARDYMAASLWRRVGLRLNETVMLDLRDWRPDLGEYGKLQVRYGKGSRGRGPKTRLVPAINGVDDLLTWWLRDVRHQFGDDWEKPDAPLLPSERHDPMTNLPARAGSDTLRSGLVGAVERWLPGWNGRLTPHVLRHYCASTLYHRGMALTAIQELLGHEWLKTTTVYVHSDHIEHAWAESNQRLTDRFALAADLGAGLKER; this is encoded by the coding sequence GTGACGCTGGCGGTGGTGCGGTCGATCGACTCGCCACGGCGGCTTGCCTCGACAGCCGACATCGAGGAGTTCGAGCAGGACATCGTCGATCAGCACGCGCTGGCGATGGTGGGCGCCGGCCTGACCGACGGGTACATCGACGCCGAGCGCTCGGCGGTGATCGAGTTCGCACGCCACCTCGGCGAGCCGGTGTGGAGGGCCACCGGCGACGACGCCGACCGGTATCTGACCTGGCTGCGACGCGACCGCGGCCTGGCCCGATCCACGGTCGAGTCCAAGGCGACCGCCGTCGCACGTTTCTTCGAGTTCATGATTGCCCGCTACCAGGGCGACATCCACGCGCTCACGGGCGTCGTTGTCCCCCAGCCGATCGACGAGTTCAACCGTCCGGCGTCGACCTGGACGCGCGCTGTGCGGGTGCCGCCCAGTGACAAGGAGGTCGACCATCTCTTCGGCAGTTGGGGCGACGCGCTGCCCGACCAGCGCAAGTACCTGACCGCTGCCCGCGACTACATGGCCGCTTCGCTGTGGCGACGGGTTGGGCTGCGGCTCAACGAGACCGTCATGCTCGACCTGCGCGATTGGCGCCCCGACCTCGGTGAGTACGGCAAGCTCCAAGTCCGGTACGGCAAGGGTTCGCGCGGTCGCGGCCCGAAGACCCGGCTGGTGCCGGCCATCAACGGCGTCGACGACCTGCTGACGTGGTGGCTGAGGGACGTGCGCCACCAGTTCGGTGACGACTGGGAGAAGCCCGACGCTCCACTGCTGCCGAGCGAGCGCCACGACCCGATGACCAACCTCCCCGCCAGAGCGGGGTCCGACACGTTGCGTTCTGGGTTGGTCGGGGCCGTCGAACGATGGTTGCCGGGCTGGAACGGCCGCCTGACACCCCACGTGTTGCGGCACTACTGCGCCAGCACGCTCTACCACCGCGGCATGGCGCTCACGGCCATCCAGGAGCTGCTCGGCCACGAGTGGCTCAAGACCACCACCGTCTACGTCCACAGCGACCACATCGAGCACGCCTGGGCCGAATCGAACCAGCGCCTCACCGACCGGTTCGCCCTGGCTGCCGACTTGGGCGCCGGCTTGAAGGAGCGATGA
- a CDS encoding LysM peptidoglycan-binding domain-containing protein — MTTPTHPTLGQRLTGLAAALAVLGIVLGLPALFLAIGASPIPDQVPTLDGIKNALLAPDDGTLVLGLFKVIGWVAWAFMALSLAVEAIARLRKVQAPQLPGLRLPQAGARNLIGLAALLFIAAPITAQAATAAPAVAAPAAVSHVHAGVVDQAPVQQDVKVETKQERQAPQTVDHAVKPGESLWSIAEDHFGDGARYKEIAELNRDLLGGQPSFLEPGWVLKLPALGGGTPAHAYTVQPTDTLSEIAQEQLGDADRWPEIYQASTGVTQPGGVQLTDPNVIDVGWKLNIPGAETPASHEDQQPVDPPAEENPSVDPPAQEEPPVVPESEVPETAVPDVAPPQAEEQASPAVDVDQVDDADDSILDAPWVLAGLTGGGVLLSGALLMALRSRRRAGYRNRQPGRAIAAPPPELAPVEMTLNATGATAAATVEFADEALRRLAAAVGAQGTTMPPLAAVELANGKLTLHLSAPAAVPAPWVGSPDQTHWHVTTDTAADELGPDTGNVEPPYPLLATIGMSDTGETWLLNCEELSTLTISGDPTYGRDFARHLAAQLAVNPWSRRVQVDCIGVAEEAVAMDERISYYPTRAAGSPAAAEVLAAAVTTVDRAKRHHTDVSTARTGSVDDDTWPARMLLLDAATGDPEDLEQLLQLVNDHVGQSATSIVVAGERPNTPGAVLHMTNTGRVVLEHAGLNLIAVGLTSDEARGCALVYAQSEVAEDVPVPVDETATDGWEAYTDQSGALRREYTLPRNTPADAVDEPLSSLLEGDDEDYIRQSAIVQEDLETLAPKVPEHVRAEVEQSDPTLDQDIADWFSTDCARPRLSLLGPVTARTHGKALAKRKPYFTELLAYLALHRKHGATREEIGEAFGITPGKVRDYTNTVREWLGTNPSTAEPHLPHADKAPATKLRGVNVYQVDDGLLVDLHLFLRLRKRGQARGGAEGVTDLCTALELVGEAKPFSQLREEGWSWLVNEPDRVDLMASGWIADVALIVVTEALAAGDLVKARSAAYVANRADPDGESTRLCLAHVMMAEGDQLEADRILREEICNRSDDGDAPLELSERTKTIISTHGWLAS, encoded by the coding sequence ATGACTACGCCCACCCATCCCACCCTGGGCCAGCGACTCACCGGCCTCGCCGCGGCACTTGCCGTGCTCGGCATCGTCCTCGGCCTGCCCGCACTGTTCCTCGCGATCGGTGCCAGCCCAATCCCGGACCAGGTGCCGACCCTGGACGGCATCAAGAACGCGCTCTTGGCGCCCGACGACGGCACGCTCGTCCTCGGCCTGTTCAAGGTGATCGGCTGGGTCGCGTGGGCCTTCATGGCGCTGAGCCTGGCCGTGGAGGCCATCGCACGCCTCCGCAAGGTCCAGGCACCCCAGCTGCCGGGCCTCAGGCTCCCGCAGGCCGGCGCCCGCAACCTGATCGGTCTCGCGGCCCTGCTGTTCATCGCCGCACCCATCACCGCGCAGGCGGCCACCGCTGCCCCGGCCGTCGCCGCCCCGGCTGCCGTGAGCCACGTCCACGCCGGCGTCGTCGACCAAGCGCCTGTGCAGCAGGACGTCAAGGTCGAGACGAAGCAGGAGCGTCAGGCGCCCCAGACCGTCGACCACGCCGTGAAGCCAGGGGAGAGCCTGTGGTCGATCGCCGAGGACCACTTCGGAGATGGGGCCCGGTACAAGGAGATCGCCGAACTTAACCGCGACCTGCTCGGTGGCCAGCCGAGCTTCCTCGAGCCCGGATGGGTGCTCAAGCTGCCGGCGCTCGGTGGTGGAACACCGGCGCACGCCTACACCGTGCAGCCGACCGACACACTGAGCGAGATCGCCCAGGAGCAGCTCGGCGACGCCGACCGGTGGCCCGAGATCTACCAGGCCTCCACCGGCGTCACCCAGCCCGGCGGAGTCCAGCTGACCGATCCCAACGTCATCGACGTCGGCTGGAAGCTCAACATCCCCGGAGCCGAGACACCAGCCAGCCACGAAGACCAGCAGCCGGTCGACCCACCGGCCGAGGAGAACCCGTCGGTCGACCCACCGGCCCAGGAAGAGCCCCCGGTCGTCCCGGAGTCCGAGGTGCCCGAGACGGCCGTGCCGGACGTCGCACCGCCCCAGGCCGAGGAGCAGGCGTCGCCGGCTGTGGACGTCGACCAGGTCGACGACGCTGACGACTCGATCCTCGACGCGCCGTGGGTCCTCGCCGGTCTGACCGGCGGGGGAGTCCTGCTGTCCGGGGCACTGCTCATGGCCCTGCGGTCCCGTCGCCGTGCCGGCTACCGGAACCGGCAGCCCGGCCGCGCGATCGCCGCGCCGCCTCCGGAGCTCGCGCCGGTCGAGATGACCCTCAACGCCACCGGCGCTACGGCCGCTGCCACCGTGGAGTTCGCCGACGAGGCGCTTCGCCGTCTCGCGGCCGCCGTCGGCGCGCAGGGCACCACGATGCCGCCGCTCGCAGCCGTCGAGCTCGCGAACGGCAAGCTGACCCTGCACCTGAGCGCCCCGGCCGCCGTCCCGGCGCCCTGGGTGGGCAGCCCCGACCAGACCCACTGGCACGTCACCACCGACACCGCCGCCGACGAGCTCGGCCCCGACACCGGCAACGTCGAGCCGCCCTACCCGCTCCTGGCCACCATCGGGATGAGCGACACCGGCGAGACGTGGCTGCTCAACTGCGAGGAGCTGTCCACCCTCACCATCAGCGGCGACCCCACCTACGGCCGGGACTTCGCCCGCCACCTCGCCGCACAGCTGGCTGTCAACCCGTGGTCGCGGCGCGTGCAGGTCGACTGCATCGGTGTGGCTGAGGAAGCCGTCGCCATGGACGAGCGGATCAGCTACTACCCGACCAGAGCAGCCGGGTCGCCCGCGGCCGCGGAGGTCCTCGCGGCCGCCGTCACCACCGTCGACCGGGCCAAGCGACATCACACCGACGTGTCCACCGCCCGCACCGGCAGCGTCGACGACGACACCTGGCCGGCCCGGATGCTGCTGCTCGACGCGGCCACCGGAGACCCCGAGGACCTCGAGCAGCTGCTGCAGCTGGTCAACGACCACGTCGGGCAGTCCGCGACCTCCATCGTCGTCGCCGGCGAGCGCCCCAACACACCCGGCGCTGTCCTGCACATGACGAACACCGGCCGCGTCGTCCTCGAGCACGCCGGCCTCAACCTCATCGCCGTCGGCCTCACCAGCGACGAAGCCCGCGGCTGCGCCCTCGTCTACGCACAGAGCGAGGTCGCCGAGGACGTCCCCGTGCCGGTCGACGAGACCGCCACCGACGGCTGGGAGGCTTACACCGACCAGTCCGGGGCACTGCGCCGCGAGTACACCCTGCCGCGCAACACCCCCGCCGACGCCGTCGACGAGCCCCTGTCGTCCCTCCTCGAGGGCGACGACGAGGACTACATCCGGCAGAGCGCGATCGTCCAGGAGGACCTCGAGACGCTCGCACCGAAGGTCCCCGAGCACGTCCGCGCCGAGGTCGAGCAGAGCGACCCCACCCTCGACCAAGACATCGCCGACTGGTTCTCCACTGACTGCGCTCGTCCCCGGCTCAGCCTGCTCGGCCCGGTCACCGCTCGTACCCACGGCAAGGCCCTGGCCAAGCGCAAGCCCTACTTCACCGAGCTCCTCGCCTACCTCGCCCTGCACCGCAAGCACGGCGCCACCCGCGAGGAGATCGGCGAGGCCTTCGGCATCACCCCCGGCAAGGTGCGCGACTACACCAACACCGTCCGTGAGTGGCTGGGCACCAACCCCAGCACCGCCGAGCCCCACCTGCCCCACGCCGACAAGGCACCGGCCACCAAGCTCCGCGGCGTCAACGTCTACCAAGTCGACGACGGCCTCCTGGTCGACCTCCACCTCTTCCTCCGACTGCGCAAGCGCGGGCAGGCCCGGGGCGGCGCCGAAGGCGTCACCGACCTGTGCACCGCGCTCGAGCTCGTCGGCGAAGCCAAGCCGTTCAGCCAGCTGCGTGAAGAGGGATGGTCTTGGCTCGTCAACGAGCCCGACCGCGTGGACCTCATGGCGTCCGGCTGGATCGCCGACGTCGCCCTCATCGTCGTCACCGAGGCCCTCGCCGCCGGTGACCTGGTCAAGGCCCGCTCCGCCGCCTACGTAGCCAACCGGGCCGACCCCGACGGCGAGAGCACCCGCCTGTGCCTAGCACACGTCATGATGGCCGAGGGCGACCAGCTCGAGGCCGACCGGATCCTCCGCGAGGAGATCTGCAACCGGTCCGACGACGGCGACGCCCCGTTGGAACTGTCGGAGCGTACGAAGACCATCATCAGTACCCACGGCTGGCTCGCGAGCTGA
- a CDS encoding TadE/TadG family type IV pilus assembly protein, with product MTRQTKRSARRRDERGSVAIEAAIGVPAFGLFVAMIILGGRVEIANQAVDAASYEAARAASIERTQSEAISSGKSAATSSLSDQGLQCTTTNITVNAAAFNAPLGTTGQVTATVTCKVDVADLSIPGLPGTRTITATASSPVDAYRERR from the coding sequence ATGACCAGGCAGACGAAGCGGAGTGCGCGGCGCCGGGACGAGCGCGGATCGGTGGCCATCGAGGCCGCGATCGGCGTCCCGGCCTTCGGCCTTTTCGTGGCGATGATCATCCTCGGCGGCCGCGTGGAGATCGCCAACCAGGCAGTGGACGCAGCCTCCTACGAGGCAGCCCGCGCGGCCTCGATCGAGCGCACCCAGAGCGAGGCGATCAGCTCCGGGAAGTCCGCGGCCACCAGCAGCCTGAGCGACCAGGGCCTGCAGTGCACGACCACCAACATCACGGTCAACGCCGCGGCGTTCAACGCCCCGCTGGGAACCACCGGCCAGGTCACCGCCACCGTGACCTGCAAGGTCGACGTCGCAGACCTGAGCATCCCCGGCCTCCCCGGCACCCGCACCATCACCGCCACCGCGAGCAGCCCCGTCGACGCCTACCGGGAGCGCCGATGA